CATTGGATTAGGGCTGTTACTGTTGCTGGGGCTGATTGCAGGGCCTGAGCCGAGCGCATTTTGGCTGCCGGGATATGCCGCCATTCAGTACGAAGGCATTTGGAAAATACACGGTGGTTGGGAAGCATGGCGTAATCGCAGCGATTTGCTCAGCGCAAATCTGATGGCACTGGCGGTGCAATATGGTTGGCAGCTCGCGGGGCTGATGCTGGCCGGTGCGGCATTAATGCGCAGCGGCTGGCTAAGCGGCAGTTTCAGCCAGCGACATTATCGGCGAACCGCACTTTGGTCGCTGGTAGTGGGGTTAGGCATTCAGGTACCGACAACCTTAGCGCAGTGGCAAAATGGTTGGGAATATCACGTTAGCGGCTATCTGCTTCAGGTGCCTGCTGAACTGTCTGTCCCGCTAATGATGATCGGTTATGTTTCGCTGATTTATGCCTTCTTGCCACAAATCTCACGGCTAAAACTTGCCTTCGCGCTGCGGCAGGTTGGACGCATGGCGTTGACGAATTATTTGTTGCAAACGCTGCTGTGCACCACGCTGTTCTATCAATTTGCTATGTTTAATCACTGGTCAAGAGCGGCATTGCTTTGGGTTGTTCCGGCGGTATGGCTGGTCAATATTGTTTTCTCGGTGCTTTGGCTGCGTCACTTTAAGCAGGGGCCTGTTGAGTGGCTTTGGCGTAAACTAACGGCGCTTGGCGCTCAAACCAGAGATTAAGCCAAAACGGTTCAAGTGAATTTTGACGCTAAAAATAGGGATAGAAAGCGTGAGTTAAGCTAAAGGTTAATGAAATGTATGAAAACGTTTTCTTTCCTGTGACATATTTCACGCAGCAATGATGAAAAACTGGGTAGCATAGCGCGGTCATATCACGTACGTGCTTTCGACTCAGGGATCACTATGAATACCATTCGCTGTCCTGCACTATTCCGTGTTTATTTTTATGCTTTTCTTTGCCACCGTGAGCGTCGCGCATGATCACTATTCGTGATGTTGCACGGCTGGCCGGCGTTTCCGTAGCTACCGTATCCCGTGTTTTGAACAATACGGCGATCACCACGCCTGAAACGAAAGCGGTGGTACAGAGCGCCGTGGCCGAGCTCGGCTACCGCCCGAACGCCAACGCGCAGGCGCTAGCCACGCAAAGCAGCGATATGTTGGGTGTGGTGGTGATGGATGTTTCCGACCCTTTCTTTGGCGCTTTAGTTAAAGGCGTTGATGAAGTTGCCCAGCGAGAACGCAAAAACTTGCTGATTGCTAACAGCTATCACGATGCAGACAAAGAGCGAAAAGCGATAGAAATGTTGATTCGCCAGCGCTGCAATGCATTGATTGTGCATGCAAAAATGCTATCAGACGATGAGCTAGTGGCGTTTATGCATCAGGTGCCGGGTATGGTGTTGATCAACCGTATCGTGCCTGGCTATGAACACCGCTGTGTGGGCCTGAATAACTTGGCGGGCGGACAAATGGCGACGCAATTGTTGCTGGATAAAGGTCACCGGCGGATTGGATTTTTAGGCTCGAACCATCCGATTGAAGATCAAATGATGCGGCAGAAAGGATACGAAACCGCCATGCAACTCGCGGATATCGAAATTGGTAAAGCGTGGTACGCCTATGCTTCGCCCGATCTGCAAGGCGGGGAGGCCGCGATGGTGGAACTCCTTGGTCGCAATCAGCAGCTGAGTGCTGTTTTTGCCTATAACGATGCTATGGCCGCCGGCGCCTTAGCCGTGTTAAAAGAAAATGGTATTTCTATCCCTGAACAATTCTCTATCGTGGGTTTCGACGATATCCCTATTGCACGCTATACCAGCCCTAAACTGACCACGGTCCGTTATCCTATTGTTTCTATGGCTATTTTAGCCTCTGAGCTGGCGCTTAAGTCCGTTCATCAGACGCCTCTCTCTGCCAACGGTCATTGTTTTATGCCTACCTTGGTGCAGCGCTGGAGCGTGGGTTCTCGATAATTGTGGCGTAGCTCACTTTGTCAGCAGATTGGCCCATGTAACCGTTTTCAATCTGTGAGTTCATTCACAGATTATTAACATAATCGTGTCTATTCTTGTGGCGTTTTCGCTATCACAAATATCAGCCATACGTGTAAATCGCCCTGATACTCTAGGTTTTTCGGGCGTCAAACCTAGAGTGGCTGGGATATTCTAAATGTAAACGATATGTGTATTTTAAACGGTTCACGTTGGTATTTGCTTTCTTGCCGCAGCGATAGTGGAAACGATAAACAAGGGCGTCTGAAAAATCGGACATCCATGCTGAAATACCCTACATCCAATCGGAGCTTCACATGAATAAGAAGACGTTTACCTTAGCAACTTTGGCGGCCAGCATGATGTTTGGCGTCGCGGCACAGGCGGCAACCACCAATATTGGGGTCACCATCTATAAGTACGACGACAACTTTATGTCCGTGGTACGTAAGGCATTAGAAAACGATGCTAAGGCAGATCCAAGCGTCAAATTGCTGATGAATGACTCACAAAACGATCAGTCCAAACAAAACGATCAGGTTGATGTATTGATGGCGCGTGGCGTGAAAGGGCTGGCGATTAACCTCGTCGATCCTGCGGCTGCGCCAACGATTATTGATAAAGCGAAGGCAAACGATGTTCCGGTCGTGTTCTTCAACAAAGAACCCTCTCGTAAGGCGCTGGATAGCTATGACAAAGCGTATTACGTAGGTACCGACTCCAAAGAGTCCGGCATTATTCAGGGCCAACTGATTGGTAAGCATTGGAAAGCCAATCCTAATTGGGACCTGAACAAAGACGGCGTGATTCAGTTCGTATTGCTGAAAGGCGAACCGGGCCACCCAGATGCCGAAGCTCGTACCACTTATGTAGTGAAAAGTCTCAACGATCAAGGTATTAAAACTCAGCAATTGCAGTTAGATACGGCAATGTGGGATACCGCACAGGCCAAAGATAAGATGGATGCATGGTTGTCTGGCCCAAATGCGAACAAGATTGAAGTGGTTATCGCTAATAACGATGCCATGGCGATGGGCGCCGTTGAAGCACTGAAAGCACACAACAAAACCTCGATTCCCGTATTTGGTGTCGATGCGTTGCCAGAAGCGCTGGCATTAGTTAAATCAGGCGCAATGGCCGGTACGGTATTGAACGATGCCAATAACCAAGCTAAAGCAACCTTCGATTTGACCAAAAATCTAGCCGAAGGCAAGCCAGCGGGTGAAGGCACCAACTGGAAAATTGAAAATAAAATTGTTCGCGTTCCGTATGTCGGCGTCGATCAGGACAATCTGTCTCAGTTTATTAAAAAATAAGCTTCACCTAAGCCTATATAACAATAACTTTTAAGTTTTAAGCCCGATATTGATTGATGGTTCAACCAGAGGTTATCGGGCTTATTCTTTATGTCATTTTCAGGTGGATGTTATGCCAGATAACTCTTTGATGGGTAACTCGTTGACAGATAGCTCTTTGGCAAAAGATCAGATTTCTAATCAAGAGAACGCATCGATAAAACATGATGATGACGCGTTTTTATTGGAAATGGATAATATCAATAAGTCATTTCCTGGCGTCAAAGCGCTGGATAATGTCAATCTGCGTGTGCGGCCACACTCTATCCATGCATTGATGGGGGAGAATGGTGCTGGGAAATCCACGCTATTAAAATGTTTGTTTGGTATTTATCAAAAAGATTCAGGACGTATTCTTTTTCAGGGAAAAGAGATTAATTTCAAGAGCGCGAAAGAAGCATTGGAGCACGGCGTTTCGATGGTTCATCAAGAACTAAACTTAGTTCTGCAGCGTAGCGTAATGGATAATATGTGGCTTGGTCGTTATCCGATGAAAGGGATTTTTGTCGATCAAGATAAAATGTATCAAGATACTAAAGCGATATTCGATGAGCTCGATATTGATATCGATCCGCGTGAAAAAGTCGCTGGATTGTCGGTATCCCAAATGCAGATGATCGAAATTGCTAAGGCATTTTCATATAACGCCAAAATTGTCATCATGGATGAACCCACCTCATCTTTAACAGAAAAAGAAGTTAATCATCTTTTTACTATTATCCGTAAATTAAAAGATCGTGGATGCGGCATTGTTTATATCTCCCATAAAATGGAAGAGATATTTAAGCTCTGCGATGAAATCACGATCCTGCGTGATGGGCAGTGGATTGCGACCCAAACGTTAGATGGCATGAGTATGGACCAGATCATTTCAATGATGGTGGGACGTTCGCTAACCCAGCGTTTTCCCGATCGGGTTAATACGCCGGGTAAGGTCATCTTGGAAGTCCGTGAGCTGACGTCGCTGCGCCAGCCTTCAATCCGTGATGTTTCATTCGATTTGCATGAAGGCGAGATCTTAGGTATCGCGGGGCTGGTGGGTGCGAAGCGAACGGATATTGTGGAGACCTTATTCGGCATTCGTGAAAAGGTAAAAGGTACGATTCGCTTGCATGGTAAAGCGATTAACAACCATAGCGCGAATGAAGCGATAAACCATGGCTTTGCCTTAGTCACTGAAGAGCGCCGCTCTACCGGTATTTATGCTTATCTCGATATTGGTTTTAACTCGCTGATTTCGAATATTCGTAAGTATAAAAATAAAGTGGGCTTGCTGGATAATCGGCGGATGAAAAGCGATACCCAGTGGGTTATTGATGCTATGCGGGTAAAAACACCAGGGCATCATACATCGATTGGCTCGCTGTCTGGCGGTAATCAGCAGAAGGTAATTATTGGTCGTTGGTTACTGACTCAGCCAGAGATACTGATGCTGGATGAACCCACTCGCGGTATTGATGTGGGGGCTAAATTCGAAATCTATCAATTGATGACCGAGCTGGCGAAAAAAGGCAAAGGCATCATTATTATTTCATCAGAAATGCCTGAACTACTGGGTATTACCGATCGCATATTAGTCATGAGTAATGGCCAAGTTGCCGGTATTGTTGAAACCAAAAGAACATCACAGAATGAAATTCTGAGATTGGCTTCTTTGCATCTATAAATTCTGCATCGGTAATGTTGCACCTGATATTTTAAGGGTCCGAATATGAGCGTATTAAATAAAAAAAGCCTGTTTACCTATTTTAAAGAGGGCGGGATTTATGTTGTTTTATTAGTGCTGTTAGCGATTATTATTTTTCAGGATCCGACATTTCTAAGCCTAATGAACCTGAGTAATATTCTGACTCAGTCATCGGTG
This is a stretch of genomic DNA from Hafnia alvei. It encodes these proteins:
- the galS gene encoding HTH-type transcriptional regulator GalS, yielding MITIRDVARLAGVSVATVSRVLNNTAITTPETKAVVQSAVAELGYRPNANAQALATQSSDMLGVVVMDVSDPFFGALVKGVDEVAQRERKNLLIANSYHDADKERKAIEMLIRQRCNALIVHAKMLSDDELVAFMHQVPGMVLINRIVPGYEHRCVGLNNLAGGQMATQLLLDKGHRRIGFLGSNHPIEDQMMRQKGYETAMQLADIEIGKAWYAYASPDLQGGEAAMVELLGRNQQLSAVFAYNDAMAAGALAVLKENGISIPEQFSIVGFDDIPIARYTSPKLTTVRYPIVSMAILASELALKSVHQTPLSANGHCFMPTLVQRWSVGSR
- the mglB gene encoding galactose/glucose ABC transporter substrate-binding protein MglB yields the protein MNKKTFTLATLAASMMFGVAAQAATTNIGVTIYKYDDNFMSVVRKALENDAKADPSVKLLMNDSQNDQSKQNDQVDVLMARGVKGLAINLVDPAAAPTIIDKAKANDVPVVFFNKEPSRKALDSYDKAYYVGTDSKESGIIQGQLIGKHWKANPNWDLNKDGVIQFVLLKGEPGHPDAEARTTYVVKSLNDQGIKTQQLQLDTAMWDTAQAKDKMDAWLSGPNANKIEVVIANNDAMAMGAVEALKAHNKTSIPVFGVDALPEALALVKSGAMAGTVLNDANNQAKATFDLTKNLAEGKPAGEGTNWKIENKIVRVPYVGVDQDNLSQFIKK
- the mglA gene encoding galactose/methyl galactoside ABC transporter ATP-binding protein MglA — protein: MPDNSLMGNSLTDSSLAKDQISNQENASIKHDDDAFLLEMDNINKSFPGVKALDNVNLRVRPHSIHALMGENGAGKSTLLKCLFGIYQKDSGRILFQGKEINFKSAKEALEHGVSMVHQELNLVLQRSVMDNMWLGRYPMKGIFVDQDKMYQDTKAIFDELDIDIDPREKVAGLSVSQMQMIEIAKAFSYNAKIVIMDEPTSSLTEKEVNHLFTIIRKLKDRGCGIVYISHKMEEIFKLCDEITILRDGQWIATQTLDGMSMDQIISMMVGRSLTQRFPDRVNTPGKVILEVRELTSLRQPSIRDVSFDLHEGEILGIAGLVGAKRTDIVETLFGIREKVKGTIRLHGKAINNHSANEAINHGFALVTEERRSTGIYAYLDIGFNSLISNIRKYKNKVGLLDNRRMKSDTQWVIDAMRVKTPGHHTSIGSLSGGNQQKVIIGRWLLTQPEILMLDEPTRGIDVGAKFEIYQLMTELAKKGKGIIIISSEMPELLGITDRILVMSNGQVAGIVETKRTSQNEILRLASLHL
- the yeiB gene encoding DUF418 domain-containing protein YeiB, which translates into the protein MLKTRIGTLDFVRGLAILCILLMNITGFGLPKAAYLNPAYNGLPDGADTLTWGLLHIFVQGKFLAMFALLFGAGLQLLLPKGKHWLRARLSWLVLFGLIHAIFFWDGDILLAYGLIGLISWRMIRDATSTLQLLRTGLVLYVIGLGLLLLLGLIAGPEPSAFWLPGYAAIQYEGIWKIHGGWEAWRNRSDLLSANLMALAVQYGWQLAGLMLAGAALMRSGWLSGSFSQRHYRRTALWSLVVGLGIQVPTTLAQWQNGWEYHVSGYLLQVPAELSVPLMMIGYVSLIYAFLPQISRLKLAFALRQVGRMALTNYLLQTLLCTTLFYQFAMFNHWSRAALLWVVPAVWLVNIVFSVLWLRHFKQGPVEWLWRKLTALGAQTRD